One Thermodesulfobacteriota bacterium genomic window carries:
- a CDS encoding alanine racemase: MTHHPTPDQAILPAEALASFVQSWFDRRETYLRLFRENGRPLYVLEPDVLTRQADRFKKAFQPVLPETGFYFAVKSNNHPGVARTLLESGFGLDVSSGLELRMALDLGADNIVFSGPGKTADELKLAVDNAGRVTVLIDSFGELQRLEPIAAAANTTVRAGVRLTTNPSGLWRKFGILPDQLPEFQQAALRCPHIDLRGIQFHTSWNLTPRAHADFIRTLGALLAAMPEAFTRQLAFIDIGGGYWPEQGEWLHQLPEGETGTPEHNPSRKCRPHYRLAAEPITVFAREIGRAVTESIWPVTACRICLEPGRWICHEAMQLLMSVVDKKGDDLVITDAGTNTIGWERFETDYFPVLNLTRPDLTERPCHVLGALCTPHDVWGYSYFGQDIQVGDILMIPAQGAYTYSLRQNFIKPVPDVVVLNR, translated from the coding sequence ATGACCCATCATCCGACCCCTGACCAGGCGATACTGCCGGCCGAGGCGCTGGCTTCTTTTGTTCAATCCTGGTTTGACCGCCGGGAGACCTATCTGCGGCTCTTCCGGGAGAATGGCCGGCCGCTGTATGTCCTGGAGCCGGACGTGCTGACCCGTCAGGCTGACCGGTTCAAGAAAGCGTTTCAGCCGGTTTTGCCCGAAACCGGTTTTTATTTCGCGGTCAAGAGCAATAATCATCCCGGTGTGGCCCGAACGCTTCTGGAATCCGGATTCGGGCTGGATGTGTCCAGCGGCCTGGAGCTGCGGATGGCCCTTGATCTCGGGGCGGACAACATCGTTTTCAGCGGCCCCGGAAAAACAGCCGATGAACTGAAGCTCGCCGTCGACAACGCCGGCCGGGTGACGGTGCTGATCGACAGCTTCGGAGAGCTGCAGCGGCTTGAGCCCATTGCCGCCGCCGCCAACACGACCGTTCGCGCCGGCGTGCGCCTGACCACCAATCCATCGGGGTTGTGGAGAAAATTCGGCATTCTCCCGGACCAGCTCCCGGAATTTCAACAGGCCGCCCTTCGGTGTCCCCACATCGACCTGCGGGGAATCCAGTTTCACACCAGCTGGAACCTGACCCCGCGGGCTCACGCCGACTTTATCCGGACCCTGGGGGCGCTGCTTGCCGCTATGCCGGAAGCATTTACCCGGCAACTGGCGTTTATTGATATCGGCGGCGGCTACTGGCCGGAGCAGGGCGAATGGCTGCACCAGTTGCCGGAAGGCGAAACCGGGACACCGGAACATAACCCTTCGCGTAAATGCCGACCCCACTATCGGCTTGCCGCTGAGCCGATTACGGTATTTGCCCGGGAAATCGGCCGGGCGGTGACAGAAAGCATCTGGCCGGTTACCGCCTGCCGGATCTGCCTTGAACCCGGCCGCTGGATCTGCCACGAGGCCATGCAGCTTTTAATGAGCGTGGTGGATAAAAAAGGCGACGACCTGGTTATCACCGATGCCGGCACCAACACCATCGGCTGGGAACGGTTTGAAACCGATTATTTTCCGGTGCTGAACCTGACCCGGCCGGACCTGACGGAACGGCCCTGCCATGTTCTGGGCGCCTTGTGCACGCCGCATGATGTCTGGGGATACAGTTATTTCGGGCAGGATATCCAGGTGGGCGATATCCTGATGATTCCCGCCCAGGGCGCCTATACCTACAGCCTGCGCCAGAATTTCATCAAACCGGTTCCGGACGTGGTCGTTCTGAACCGGTGA
- the carB gene encoding carbamoyl-phosphate synthase large subunit: MPKRTDLHKIMIIGAGPIVIGQACEFDYSGTQACKALREEGYEVVLVNSNPATIMTDPEMADRTYIEPVTPEVVARIIEQERPDALLPTLGGQTGLNTAVKTAEMGVLEKYGVEMIGASLEAIEKAEDRDRFRKAMTAIGLKVPRSGIATDMAQTRAIAAEIGFPVIIRPAYTLGGTGGGVAYNPEDLDYIAKKGLDASLIHQIMVEESIMGWKEFELEVMRDHADNVVIICSIENFDPMGVHTGDSITVAPAQTLTDREYQVMRNAAIAIMREIGVDTGGSNVQFAVNPKNGEMVVIEMNPRVSRSSALASKATGFPIAKIAAKLAVGYTLDEIPNDITGETLASFEPSIDYCVVKIPRWTFEKFPETPDELTTAMKSVGEAMSIGRTFKEALQKGLRSLEIDRYGFGADGREVAGLEPSPPDLDTIRRKLAIPNSNRIFFLRHALEQGLAIEEIYNLSGIDPWFLCQLRQILDFEQEIRADAAANGGFPGDAVLRQAKRLGFSDRQIGHLTGLAELEAAGRRKASGIRPVYKLVDTCAAEFAAATPYYYSTYETECEARVSDRKKVMILGGGPNRIGQGIEFDYCCVHASFALKEEGVESIMVNSNPETVSTDYDTSDKLYFEPLTLEDVLHIVEKERPDGVILQFGGQTPLKLAVPLARAGVPILGTSPESIDRAEDRKLFQAMLKKLNLVQPANDLAVDVAGAVAAAERIGYPVIVRPSYVLGGRAMKIVYDRKSLENFTAYAISVAPDHPVLIDQFLEDATELDVDAICDGERTIIGGIMEHIEAAGVHSGDSACVLPPYSLDKDILEQVAAATRAMARELNVIGLMNVQYAIKGGRVFVLEVNPRASRTIPFVSKATGVPLAKLATKVMLGRTLADLGLTREVIPGHVSVKEAVMPFNRFPDVDTLLGPEMKSTGEVMGINAAFGPAFAKAQLGAGQNLPTSGTVFISVEDSDKPKMLQVAQIFHDTGFSILATKGTAAFLLHHHIPAKEIHKVSSGRPHVVDAIINREIHFIVNTGTGSETQRDGYQIRRSALKFSIPYATTIAGALAMAHGVAALARGPVTVKPIQEYHR, encoded by the coding sequence ATGCCTAAACGGACCGACCTTCATAAGATCATGATCATCGGCGCCGGCCCCATCGTCATCGGCCAGGCCTGTGAGTTTGACTATTCCGGCACCCAGGCCTGCAAGGCCCTGAGGGAAGAAGGCTATGAGGTGGTGCTGGTCAACAGCAACCCGGCCACCATCATGACCGACCCGGAAATGGCCGACCGCACCTATATCGAACCGGTGACGCCGGAAGTGGTGGCCCGGATCATCGAACAGGAGCGTCCGGACGCCCTGCTGCCCACCCTGGGCGGCCAGACCGGCTTAAATACGGCCGTAAAAACAGCCGAGATGGGGGTGCTGGAAAAATACGGGGTAGAGATGATCGGCGCCTCCCTGGAGGCCATTGAAAAAGCCGAGGACCGGGACCGGTTCCGTAAGGCCATGACCGCCATCGGCCTGAAGGTGCCCAGGAGCGGTATCGCCACGGATATGGCCCAGACCCGGGCCATTGCCGCGGAAATCGGGTTCCCGGTCATCATCCGTCCGGCCTATACCCTGGGCGGGACCGGCGGCGGGGTGGCCTACAATCCCGAGGACCTGGACTATATCGCCAAAAAAGGGCTGGACGCCAGTCTCATCCACCAGATCATGGTGGAAGAGTCCATCATGGGATGGAAGGAATTCGAGCTGGAGGTGATGCGGGACCATGCCGACAACGTGGTCATTATCTGTTCCATTGAAAATTTCGATCCCATGGGCGTGCACACCGGGGACAGCATCACCGTGGCCCCGGCCCAGACCCTGACCGACAGGGAATACCAGGTCATGCGCAACGCCGCTATCGCCATTATGCGGGAGATCGGCGTGGACACGGGCGGCTCCAACGTGCAGTTCGCGGTCAATCCGAAGAACGGCGAGATGGTGGTGATCGAAATGAACCCCCGGGTGTCGCGCAGTTCCGCCCTGGCCTCCAAGGCCACCGGCTTTCCCATCGCCAAGATCGCCGCCAAGCTGGCCGTCGGTTACACCTTGGACGAGATTCCCAACGACATCACCGGCGAGACCCTGGCGTCATTTGAACCTTCCATTGATTACTGCGTGGTCAAAATCCCGCGCTGGACCTTTGAAAAATTTCCCGAAACCCCGGACGAACTGACCACCGCCATGAAATCCGTGGGTGAGGCCATGTCCATCGGCCGCACCTTCAAGGAGGCCCTGCAGAAGGGGCTGCGCTCTTTGGAAATCGACCGCTACGGCTTTGGCGCCGACGGCCGGGAGGTGGCCGGCCTGGAACCGTCTCCGCCGGACCTGGACACCATCCGGAGAAAGCTGGCGATACCCAATTCCAACCGGATTTTTTTCCTGCGCCACGCCCTGGAGCAGGGGCTGGCCATCGAGGAAATTTACAATCTCTCCGGTATCGATCCCTGGTTCCTCTGCCAGTTGCGGCAGATCCTGGATTTTGAACAGGAGATCCGGGCCGATGCCGCGGCCAACGGCGGCTTTCCCGGCGATGCCGTTCTCCGCCAGGCCAAGCGGCTGGGGTTTTCCGACCGCCAGATCGGCCATCTGACCGGCCTTGCCGAGCTTGAGGCGGCCGGACGGAGAAAAGCGTCCGGCATCCGTCCGGTGTACAAGCTGGTGGATACCTGCGCCGCCGAGTTCGCGGCGGCCACGCCGTATTACTACTCCACCTATGAGACGGAGTGCGAGGCCCGGGTTTCCGACCGCAAAAAGGTGATGATCCTGGGCGGCGGCCCCAACCGTATCGGTCAGGGGATTGAGTTCGACTACTGCTGCGTCCACGCCTCCTTCGCCCTGAAGGAGGAAGGGGTGGAAAGCATCATGGTCAACAGCAACCCCGAGACCGTCAGCACCGACTATGACACCTCGGACAAACTTTATTTTGAGCCCCTGACCCTGGAAGATGTGCTGCATATCGTGGAAAAGGAGCGGCCGGACGGCGTGATCCTGCAGTTCGGCGGCCAGACGCCGCTGAAGCTGGCCGTGCCCCTGGCCCGGGCGGGCGTTCCCATCCTGGGCACCAGCCCGGAAAGCATCGACCGGGCCGAGGACCGCAAGCTGTTCCAGGCCATGCTTAAAAAGCTCAACCTGGTTCAGCCGGCCAATGATCTGGCCGTCGACGTGGCCGGGGCCGTGGCCGCGGCCGAACGGATCGGCTACCCGGTCATCGTCCGGCCGTCGTATGTGCTGGGCGGCCGGGCCATGAAGATCGTGTATGACCGCAAGTCCCTGGAGAATTTTACCGCCTATGCCATCAGCGTGGCGCCGGATCATCCGGTGCTGATCGACCAGTTTCTGGAGGACGCCACCGAGCTGGACGTGGACGCCATCTGTGACGGCGAGCGGACGATCATCGGCGGCATCATGGAGCACATCGAGGCGGCCGGGGTTCATTCCGGAGATTCGGCCTGCGTTCTGCCGCCCTACAGCCTGGACAAGGATATTTTAGAGCAGGTGGCGGCCGCCACCCGGGCCATGGCCCGGGAGCTGAACGTCATCGGCCTGATGAACGTCCAGTACGCCATCAAAGGCGGCCGGGTGTTCGTCCTGGAAGTCAACCCCCGGGCCTCCCGGACCATTCCCTTTGTCAGCAAGGCCACCGGCGTGCCCCTGGCCAAGCTGGCCACCAAGGTCATGCTCGGCCGGACCCTGGCGGACCTGGGCCTGACCAGAGAAGTTATCCCCGGCCATGTCTCGGTCAAGGAGGCGGTCATGCCCTTCAACCGCTTCCCCGACGTGGACACCCTCCTGGGCCCGGAGATGAAGTCCACCGGTGAAGTCATGGGCATCAATGCCGCCTTCGGGCCGGCCTTTGCCAAGGCCCAGCTCGGGGCCGGGCAGAACCTGCCGACTTCAGGCACCGTGTTCATCAGCGTGGAAGACAGCGACAAGCCCAAGATGCTTCAGGTGGCCCAGATTTTTCATGACACCGGCTTTTCCATCCTGGCCACCAAGGGCACGGCCGCTTTTCTGCTGCACCACCATATTCCCGCTAAAGAGATCCACAAGGTCTCCTCCGGCCGGCCCCACGTGGTCGACGCCATCATCAACCGGGAGATCCATTTTATCGTCAATACCGGAACCGGCAGCGAGACCCAGCGGGACGGGTACCAGATCCGCCGGTCAGCCCTGAAGTTTTCCATCCCCTACGCCACCACCATCGCCGGCGCCCTGGCCATGGCCCACGGCGTGGCCGCCCTGGCCAGAGGGCCGGTCACGGTCAAGCCCATCCAGGAATACCACCGCTGA